accaaaaacatttattcagcatGGAGCACTATTAGCAAGGAAAGGTATGAGTGATGTTTTGAGATTTTATAATTCTGTGTACCAATTGGCAAAGAGAAAtacttaaaaatgcattgtgggtactgtCAATCTGGTAAATCTCATTGGCTGACctataattgattaattgattgagcTAAGATCATTAATTAAGCTTCGACTCTTTTCATCCCATGCCATGACTTGAGTAACAGCACACACTGGGAACACCTCTTGATGTTCCTGAGCCAATTTATCAGGAATTACTTCTGGGGTagccaaaacattacattacattacaggtatttagcagatgctctcatctacagcgacttacacaacattttacattgtatccatttatacagctggatatatactgaagcaatgcaggttaagtaccttgctcaagggtacaagggcagtgtccttacccgggaatcgaacctgcgaccttttggttacaagcccagttccttacccactgtgctacactccgtccttgtGCACATATGCACAAGAACATTACTTTGTgaagattttgtatttttgatacACTGGATTTAtggattaaaagaaaatgactgaCATTTGCATAGATTCATCGCCTGACTCAGctgttttaataattaatatctgAATGTTAGACATTAGTGACAAAACATACTTGAAGATAAAATGTTGTCTTTCACAACattaatatatcattttttaaaaatccttatttcaaaattaaaacactacACTCTCTGTGTTTCCCCCTTATCTggtaaatgtagcctacattttggagtgagtttgtgtgtggtcATGTTACTTACCAAGTTCTCGTAGCCATACCGTTGCGTTGACTGATTCTCTGTCTGTATGGACTTTACACATGAATTCTCCTTTGTCTTCTGTTTTTACATCCCTCAGTTTCAGAGAGAAGTTTCCTTGGGGAATCTCCTCAGTGAAGAACTCAGCACGTCCCCTGAATCTCTCATGCTGTGACTCTGGTCTGTTCTCCCCCTCAGAAAACAGCAGCACCAAGATTTCCCGTTTGTCTTTATCCACTCTACTTCTAACTCTTTGAGAGGAACATGGGTGTCCACTGAGCAGTTCAGAATCACATCCTCATCAGCATATGCAAATACTGGCACGTCTGCACCAGTCACAAACAGCCGTTCTGAAAAATAcaagttacatttttcatttgtatttcatttttacagggtGTGGTATATTCTACCTTCACGCTCCTCTATGCATGTAAGCAaataatttctgttcattttatcatAATGACTATTTTTCATAGAAACTGAAAATTCAGCTTGTTTTCCAACAAATTTCATGCAATAAATTACTTTTCAAATATGTAACCACAACGAAGCTGTCTGAAATTGCATCGGGACAAGTGGGCTGGGGGTACTTACCAATATCTATTTTCACCTTTGTTTCATTGGACTCGTGAACAGTGTGAACTACACACTTGTACAGTCCTTTGTCTTCACTAGTGACATTCCTAAGCAACAGAGAGAAGTTTCCTTTGGAGATTTCTTCAGAGAAAAAATCGGCCCTGCCGCTGTAAGCTGGGCTCTGTGATTCTGGCCTACTCTCTCCTTCCTGGAACAAATGCACCAGGGATCCAGAATCCTCCCTCATCCACTGCACCTCCAGCTCATGCAGAGGTAGTGGGGTATCCACAGAGCAGGGCAACGTTACAGACGCCCCCAACTGGACAACTAGGGGCATAGCAGGAGCCCCCACTGCAAATCCTGGAACCAAAGACCGTTTGAAATTCCTTCACAATACGtgcaaaaagcataaaaatcCCGTTGCATCcgttttatttaatgaataaattataatacCAAAATCTAAACTAGAATGCAAATGGAGTCAAAATCATACAGCAATAAAATCAGTATATtggtaaacacaaacataattaaaaacgaAACTGAGTTATTACGGTAATAATTATGTAGcaatcaaaatgattttaattccATAGGAAACTATACGCACAGATGCTTTATGCGGAAATcatcataaaattgtttttaaatgtcatataCTACTTTTTTTCGTTTAAACACCAGCTGTTGCCGTAGGCTACTACTGAGAAAAGTCCGTTTACCTTCCGTCCTGATAGCGCAGAACAACGACAGAACCCAACAGAAAACTCTCATCTTGATTTTCATCATGAGGTCTACGAAAGTCTGTACAAACTTTGTGTGACTATGCTAATACTCGAAAAACGTAAAGTAGGCTTCTGAAAAGGAATTATGAAAACGCTGCTTACTCGCACGTTCTAACAACGCacgataaaaaaaatgttcttactTTTACTTTCACTTCCATGGCCGCGCCTTTACCTCGTTTATTGCAACAGCGCCCTCtaaagtgcataaaaatactTGCATGTAAAATTATTAACTGTCTCAAGACGTTTTAATGCATGATGTAAATAGATGCGTGCGCCTGTGGTTGAGAACGAGGTGGACACTTCGTACAACATCACGCGACGAAGCCACAAATTAAATACATGACGTGACTCGGGTCTATTGAACCTGTGACAGACAACAGCAGCTGAGCTTTTGTTATTTAATCATGACACAACGCATCACTGCTATATGTGCaagacggagtgtggcacagtgggtaaggaactgcgcttgtaaccgaaaggtcgcaggttccattcccgggtaaggacactgccgttgtacccttgagcaaggtacttaacctgcattgcttcagtatatatccagctgtataaatggatgctatgtaaaaagttgtgtaagtcgctctggataagagcgtctgctaaatgcctgtaatgttatgcaTATGCATTACATCTTAATCTGACTAACTTAATTAAGTaatgattaattcatttcttGCTACCACAAAAAAGCCAACTGATAGAATGTGATTCTCTAGTTACACAAAAGTTACTctaatttgacaaaaaaaagatctgatgCATCAGCAAAACCATGCATGCATAATATTACCATTACACTATCAGGAAATGGGTACTGCAAGTTACTGAGGTGCTGAGTTTTTCAACCGTTTTCtcacttaaaatgttttgaatgacataaataaaaacagtaattaTCCTTTCCCCATTTCACCCCAGTTCAGAAGCCCTAAATGCATCTGTAAGCATGTCCCATTACTGCAAAATCCCAATTCtggtcactttttaaaaaataaaaaaaaaaatttgaaaaggaaGAAATTCTATCAACATATATTCTGCTTGGCCCGCTActctgctcaggataagagggtatagataatggatgtatggatCTTCTGCTTGAAGTTATATTTACAATccttttgaagagtagatttttGGTCTACTTTTGGtctagtcagtgttctagaactccattgcttttgtTGGGAATCTTTTCCCGTGCGGATCCAAGTTGAGAAGGGTGAAGTAACACACTGAGGACCACTTTCcaatgaaaagatttttaaaacgATGCGCAAAGGGAGACTCGCCACGGTGCCACAACAAGCGCTTGGTAGGAATCTCAACGAGACAGTCACAAGTGAGGGTTTAAGTATACTCTTGAGAGGTGTGGTTATTGCCATGCGTAAACATTCCCAGGAAGGAATATACATTCCAACAGACTTCCCGAGGTCACCCAAATCGCCTGCTGCCGGTGACACCCCCTTGATCTGTGGCTATTGTATATCCTTACAAACAGTAATTGAACTGTATTTGTAACCATTTGTCTCTAACAATGGGAAGCAGTtacagagtgtgagtgtgggaatgtgtgttcaGATGAGGTTAAGACGCAGGAAGGAACTGAATTGTTCAAACCTATCACTTACAAATAATAGTagtgattgctacatcagcatttgaacgttcagttaagaatcacatatttgtcatctcacacctcaaagggttaaaggagaGCCTGAAACCGGGGGAGAGCCGTGAGGGTTACAGATGGAGATGGGGTCACAGTACAGAGGGTGCCACGGTGGGAGTCGAACCCCCAGCTGCATGGTCGGTAAAGGGGTTCACATTAGGTTCactactacaagaaagatatagaggctctggaaaaatttcaaagaagagcaacaaaattCATTCCTGGTAGGAAAGATAAAATCTATGAGGAAAGACATAGGATGCTTCAGACCTCTTCAAGAGAAttgtttcacacagagagtagtcaatatgtggaatagcctgccaggtcatgtagtagaggcagaaactctggggattttcaagactaggctcgATACAGTGTTAGTGTAGGTGCGCGCGTGCGTGGGCACGTGCGTTTTCCCGTTTGATGTCACAGCAGGCTttcactcagtgtgtgtgtgcatatgcacatgtgcgtgtgcgtatgttggtgcatgtgtgtgtgtgtgcgcctttCCCCCCGTTTAGAGCATTGCTTACCCTGCAGAGTTGGGGTGAATCAGAATCCGAATAcggtattcgggaaagcacaaataatgcgatggaaacagatatttcttctacctgaagttgcttgttattattcggattcagaattttaaaaaagtcagctccatgtcgagttctcatagcctctattTAACGTTacatggacagagagagagagaggggggcggcaCCAGTTATGCACGGCTGCTAGCTATATCTGGAACTCCTGCAGCTGCTATGTGCACAAAGTTAGCTAGCAAAAGAGATCGGATTCATTTAGATAACCTCTAATTAAAAGATGAtacccattctgtttgcaacataggactttgatttcactaactagtcgtttCATTGACTACATATTATTGAAATGTGATCGCTATATTTtgtagtcgcccccaccgagtcAGTGCACAGCAGGCAGTGGGCTGATcgttcccggctatcactcagggaaactctcgcatcgaggaggaggaggtgtcaggtgcgggagctagcgagacaaaagcctggtgtggcagctgtcatggtcctgttttcctgtctgtgtttcccttgttgggccgccagatggcggcacttctgttttgtgtcctgctccccccctgttaattgtatgattgtttcattgtctcgttatcccatcattgttcccacctgtgtcttatcccctccttttggtttgattgctttttgagttcacctgtgtcttgttacccctgtctatttaagttctctgttcccttgactcgggtgctggttccttgtgtttgtttcctgactttcatgtacctgccttcttgtgtttgttcccaacttgcgtATGTTTCAGACCGattatacctgcctgtgttttgtttgacctgcccttgtgctctgtttgacctgcccttgtcctctacctgcctgtgttctgccctgcccatgtttgtgagttcctcttgttttctgttttatttagatattttttgagtttgtgtttttgcccttcgtgtccttttctgttccctgtttgtttgcctttattttctgtaagtaaagtctttgttaattttctcccttttgagtttcgtgtttttttttcccattctgcgcctgggtcccagcacccgtaccgttacagcagctggatttctttccaACACACATAACCTATAGatcaaaatgaagcttagaacctgtagtttttagctgtgtgttcatttcctccatttgaaatattgaaaaaaacgacgttttaccttgtatttcagtcaatattcatcctTTTAAgatgtatgctgtgtgtatcaGCCATAGGTCTTGGCTAACTGATGATTCATTGACCCATGTTAGGGAGGTATAGCCTTACAAAAAGAGTTCagtgagaaaatgtttaaaagactGTCTTGATTTATAAAGCTTCATTTTCCTAGTTCAAACTGACTGGTCAGTGTCCCGCCCTAGTttagggggggtggtggtgggttcGGATGgttgcagtctatccaaacttagttcagtagggaaaaaataaataaaataaataaaataaaacaggcaaaaaagttaatgtattacagttatgtaattactgttgtaaagtcGTAATTCACGCttccctagcgaactgcagtaacgttaagaaacgcgaacgcagcatcattggaatttaagattattcataattattcaaCTGAAGGATACTTTTCTATatactttactgtaaatagtttctatttccagTGCAAAACGGAATCTTTCgatttatgaaacatttttttcagtttctgattgttcaatgtcccCCAGTtaagggggggtgtggggttcagacagttcgtgaaacttagtttagttaaaaataaaaattttttaaaaagcgagagagatgaaaagtacagtatgaggatgtggaaatatatttcataattatatgtcaatattaaatcaatttgatccTTTGAAGGCACAACGATTGCCTTGCCAATAAATATTATGtgagaaaatacaacatttgcccgatttaacgtgacttccagtgttctatccgaatacagatacagatacagataattttgttgcttaaacagatacagatacagataatgatgtGGAACACTAAAAACGCTTATAAACAACTGAGAAAAACAAGACTTGTAAAAAGgactaaattaattttaaaagcaccagcagtacaaatgatCAGTGGCTCaccttcctctccctgtccttaCTGACAGACACTTAATAGTTGAGCCAATCAGTTGGTTTTCAATTCTctcaaattaacaaattaaacaatgaaataatcaattaaacaataaatacaatcaattaaaatcaaattctatcaattaaacaattgtcaAGCTACTGAAGGGCCActccttcaaacacattttcaagaaCTTTAATTGATCAAGGGATTGGCTATGACAAATCTATATACACAGTgggtccaggaccagggttgagaaacactgataactcaaagcaaaaacatttattcagcatGGAGCACTATTAGCAAGGAAAGGTATGAGTGATGTTTTGAGATTTTATAATTCTGTGTACCAATTGGCAAAGAGAAATACttcaaaatgcattgtgggtactgtCAATCTGGTAAATCTCATTGGCTGACctataattgattaattgattgagcTAAGATCATTAATTAAGCTTCGACTCTTTTCATCCCATGCCATGACTTGAGTAACAGCACACACTGGGAACACCTCTTGATGTTCCTGAGCCAATTTATCAGGAATTACTTCTGGGGTagccaaaacattacattacattacaggtatttagcagatgctctcatctacagcgacttacacaacattttacattgtatccatttatacagctggatatatactgaagcaatgcaggttaagtaccttgctcaagggtacaagggcagtgtccttacccgggaatcgaacctgcgaccttttggttacaagcccagttccttacccactgtgctacactccgtccttgtGCACATATGCACAAGAACATTACTTTGTgaagattttgtatttttgatacACTGGATTTAtggattaaaagaaaatgactgaCATTTGCATAGATTCATCGCCTGACTCAGctgttttaataattaatatctgAATGTTAGACATTAGTGACAAAACATACTTGAAGATAAAATGTTGTCTTTCACAACAttaacatcatttttaaaaaatccttatttcaaaattaaaacactacACTCTCTGTGTTTTCCCCTTATCTggtaaatgtagcctacattttggagtgagtttgtgtgtggtcATGTTACTTACCAAGTTCTCGTAGCCATACCGTTGCGTTGACTGATTCTCTGTCTGTATGGACTTTACACATGAATTCTCCTTTGTCTTCTGTTTTTACATCCCTCAGTTTCAGAGAGAAGTTTCCTTGGGGAATCTCCTCAGTGAAGAACTCAGCACGTCCCCTGAATCTCTCATGCTGTGACTCTGGTCTGTTCTCCCCCTCAGAAAACAGCAGCACCAAGATTTCCCCGTTTGTCTTTATCCACTCTACTTCTAACTCTTTGAGAGGAACATGGGTGTCCACTGAGCAGTTCAGAATCACATCCTCATCAGCATATGCAAATACTGGCACGTCTGCACCAGTCACAAACAGCCGTTCTGAAAAATAcaagttacatttttcatttgtatttcatttttacagggtGTGGTATATTCTACCTTCACGCTCCTCTATGCATGTAAGCAaataatttctgttcattttatcatAATGACTATTTTTCATAGAAACTGAAAATTCAGCTTGTTTTCCAACAAATTTCATGCAATAAATTACTTTTCAAATATGTAACCACAACGAAGCTGTCTGAACTTGCATCGGGACAAGTGGGCTGGGGGTACTTACCAATATCTATTTTCACCTTTGTTTCATTGGACTCGTGAACAGTGTGAACTACACACTTGTACAGTCCTTTGTCTTCACTAGTGACATTCCTAAGCAACAGAGAGAAGTTTCCTTTGGAGATTTCTTCAGAGAAAAAATCGGCCCTGCCGCTGTAAGCTGGGCTCTGTGATTCTGGCCTACTCTCTCCTTCCTGGAACAAATGCACCAGGGATCCAGAATCCTCCCTCATCCACTGCACCTCCAGCTCATGCAGAGGTAGTGGGGTATCCACAGAGCAGGGCAACGTTACAGACGCCCCCAACTGGACAACTAGGGGCATAGCAGGAGCCCCCACTGCAAATCCTGGAACCAAAGACCGTTTGAAATTCCTTCACAATACGtgcaaaaagcataaaaatcCCGTTGCATCcgttttatttaatgaataaattataatacCAAAATCTAAACTAGAATGCAAATGGAGTCAAAATCATACAGCAATAAAATCAGTATATtggtaaacacaaacataattaaaaacgaAACTGAGTTATTACGGTAATAATTATGTAGcaatcaaaatgattttaattccATAGGAAACTATACGCACAGATGCTTTATGCGGAAATcatcataaaattgtttttaaatgtcatataCTACTTTTTTTCGTTTAAACACCAGCTGTTGCCGTAGGCTACTACTGAGAAAAGTCCGTTTACCTTCCGTCCTGATAGCGCAGAACAACGACAGAACCCAACAGAAAACTCTCATCTTGATTTTCATCATGAGGTCTACGAAAGTCTGTACAAACTTTGTGTGACTATGCTAATACTCGAAAAACGTAAAGTAGGCTTCTGAAAAGGAATTATGAAAACGCTGCTTACTCGCACGTTCTAACAACGCacgataaaaaaaatgttcttactTTTACTTTCACTTCCATGGCCGCGCCTTTACCTCGTTTATTGCAACAGCGCCCTCtaaagtgcataaaaatactTGCATGTAAAATTATTAACTGTCTCAAGACGTTTTAATGCATGATGTAAATAGATGCGTGCGCCTGTGGTTGAGAACGAGGTGGACACTTCGTACAACAT
This DNA window, taken from Anguilla rostrata isolate EN2019 unplaced genomic scaffold, ASM1855537v3 scaf0066, whole genome shotgun sequence, encodes the following:
- the LOC135246219 gene encoding LOW QUALITY PROTEIN: butyrophilin-like protein 2 (The sequence of the model RefSeq protein was modified relative to this genomic sequence to represent the inferred CDS: inserted 1 base in 1 codon) — encoded protein: MMKIKMRVFCWVLSLFCAIRTEGFAVGAPAMPLVVQLGASVTLPCSVDTPLPLHELEVQWMREDSGSLVHLFQEGESRPESQSPAYSGRADFFSEEISKGNFSLLLRNVTSEDKGLYKCVVHTVHESNETKVKIDIERLFVTGADVPVFAYADEDVILNCSVDTHVPLKELEVEWIKTNGEILVLLFSEGENRPESQHERFRGRAEFFTEEIPQGNFSLKLRDVKTEDKGEFMCKVHTDRESVNATVWLRELGFAVGAPAMPLVVQLGASVTLPCSVDTPLPLHELEVQWMREDSGSLVHLFQEGESRPESQSPAYSGRADFFSEEISKGNFSLLLRNVTSEDKGLYKCVVHTVHESNETKVKIDIERLFVTGADVPVFAYADEDVILNCSVDTHVPLKELEVEWIKTNGEILVLLFSEGENRPESQHERFRGRAEFFTEEIPQGNFSLKLRDVKTEDKGEFMCKVHTDRESVNATVWLRELGFAVGAPAMPLVVQLGASVTLPCSVDTPLPLHELEVQWMREDSGSLVHLFQEGESRPESQSPAYSGRADFFSEEISKGNFSLLLRNVTSEDKGLYKCVVHTVHESNETKVKIDIERLFVTGADVPVFAYADEDVILNCSVDTHVPLKELEVEWIKTNXEILVLLFSEGENRPESQHERFRGRAEFFTEEIPQGNFSLKLRDVKTEDKGEFMCKVHTDRESVNATVWLRELGK